In the Staphylococcus condimenti genome, one interval contains:
- a CDS encoding RluA family pseudouridine synthase, producing MTEFNYEITEAEQVGQRIDKLLPEFNSDWSRSQIQDWIKEDLVTVNGKKVKANHKVKLNDKIEVTEKETVEADIKPENLNLDIYYEDSDVAIVYKPKGMVVHPSPGHYTGTLVNGLMYQIKDLSGINGEIRPGIVHRIDKDTSGLLMVAKNDIAHRNLVEQLMAKTVTRKYTALVHGNIPHDYGTIDAPIGRDKKDRQSMAVVDDGKDAVTHFNVLEHFKDYTLVECELETGRTHQIRVHMKYIGHPLVGDPKYGPKKTMDIGGQALHAGVIGFEHPVTGEYIERKTDLPEDFKQVLADIRLREA from the coding sequence ATGACAGAGTTTAACTATGAAATTACAGAAGCTGAGCAAGTAGGTCAGCGTATAGATAAACTGTTGCCAGAATTTAATTCGGATTGGTCTCGAAGTCAAATTCAAGATTGGATTAAAGAAGATTTGGTAACAGTGAACGGTAAGAAAGTGAAAGCAAATCACAAAGTGAAATTGAATGATAAGATTGAAGTGACAGAGAAAGAGACAGTTGAAGCGGATATCAAACCTGAAAACTTAAATCTTGATATCTACTATGAAGACTCTGATGTTGCTATTGTGTATAAACCAAAAGGTATGGTAGTGCACCCATCACCTGGTCATTATACTGGTACACTTGTGAATGGATTAATGTATCAAATTAAAGATTTATCAGGTATTAATGGTGAAATTCGCCCAGGTATCGTCCATCGTATTGATAAAGATACATCTGGTCTATTAATGGTTGCAAAAAATGATATTGCACATCGTAATTTAGTGGAACAATTGATGGCTAAAACAGTAACTAGAAAATACACTGCTTTAGTACACGGTAATATTCCACATGATTACGGCACAATTGATGCGCCAATCGGCAGAGATAAAAAAGACCGTCAATCTATGGCTGTAGTAGACGATGGTAAAGATGCGGTTACACACTTCAATGTCTTAGAACATTTCAAAGATTATACTTTAGTAGAATGTGAATTAGAAACAGGACGAACTCACCAAATTCGCGTGCATATGAAGTATATTGGCCATCCATTAGTAGGTGATCCAAAATACGGACCGAAGAAAACAATGGATATCGGCGGTCAAGCCTTACATGCTGGTGTGATTGGTTTTGAACATCCTGTTACTGGTGAATATATTGAACGTAAGACTGATTTACCAGAAGACTTCAAACAAGTTTTAGCAGATATAAGGTTGAGAGAAGCGTAA
- the lspA gene encoding signal peptidase II → MKKQYFISVTLFITIAVLILDQVTKAVIAKSMAIGDSYTVIPKFLYITSHRNNGAAWGILSGRMSFFFIVTVVVLGLLVFFYIKEAKGNFLMQVAISLLFAGALGNFIDRMLHGEVVDFIDTKIFSYDFPIFNVADSSLTIGVILVLIALLFDSRKSKVQ, encoded by the coding sequence ATGAAAAAACAATATTTTATAAGTGTCACATTGTTTATCACTATTGCTGTTTTGATTTTAGATCAAGTAACAAAAGCTGTGATTGCAAAGTCTATGGCAATCGGTGATTCTTATACAGTGATACCTAAATTTTTGTATATTACTTCACATCGCAATAATGGTGCAGCCTGGGGCATTTTAAGTGGGAGAATGAGCTTCTTCTTTATTGTAACTGTTGTTGTTTTAGGATTATTAGTCTTTTTCTACATCAAAGAAGCAAAGGGCAATTTCTTAATGCAAGTAGCCATCAGTTTATTATTTGCAGGCGCGCTAGGTAACTTTATAGACCGCATGTTGCATGGTGAAGTGGTTGATTTTATTGATACTAAAATTTTCAGTTATGATTTTCCAATCTTTAATGTCGCAGACTCAAGTTTAACGATTGGTGTTATTCTGGTATTAATTGCCTTATTATTTGACTCCCGCAAATCGAAAGTTCAGTAA
- a CDS encoding CHAP domain-containing protein produces the protein MKKLLKTVVLLIVLVGTAIFLYENKNEVSRWIEELKPDPMRFNAYEEGQCTYYAFDKVKKDGNMISNRWGDAENWAKDAKKDGYVVNNKPAAHALMQTTKGKLGHVAYIERVNKDGSFDVSEMNYIKPYKVSSRPITAEEAKSYNYIHPKKNPKAEVEKEQN, from the coding sequence ATGAAAAAACTATTAAAAACAGTTGTTTTGCTGATTGTTCTTGTCGGTACTGCAATATTTCTTTATGAAAATAAAAATGAAGTCTCACGATGGATTGAAGAATTGAAACCTGATCCCATGCGTTTTAATGCGTATGAAGAAGGACAGTGCACGTATTATGCTTTTGATAAAGTTAAAAAAGACGGCAACATGATCAGCAATCGCTGGGGTGATGCTGAAAATTGGGCTAAGGACGCTAAAAAAGATGGCTATGTTGTTAATAATAAACCAGCTGCCCATGCTTTAATGCAGACAACGAAAGGTAAACTAGGACACGTGGCTTATATAGAACGTGTAAATAAAGATGGATCCTTTGATGTATCAGAAATGAATTATATTAAACCTTATAAAGTATCATCACGTCCTATTACAGCGGAAGAAGCAAAGAGTTACAACTATATTCATCCTAAAAAGAATCCCAAAGCTGAGGTTGAAAAAGAGCAAAATTAA
- a CDS encoding VOC family protein yields the protein MAAYKRDHYANGVTLNVRDKEALKPFYEDILGFTVMNETYTSIQYEVGDSGHRITLRQLDHGREPLVSEAGLFHIGIKLPTHADLADLMAHLTEQDIVINGAEHDVSTSLYLSDPEGNGFEFYADLPEETWDYDKENRVIMDTRPLYASKLMNLRTHKNWEALPSDTKIGNVHLKTIRLKEVKNFYLKYFGLEESSYVNSSSLFMASGGYHHHLAVNHWMSSMKRMESSETYGLSFIDYHYPETAHKWIKGPDGIEFRFNYLGA from the coding sequence TTGGCAGCGTACAAACGAGATCATTACGCGAACGGTGTAACATTAAATGTCAGAGATAAAGAAGCGTTAAAACCGTTCTATGAAGATATATTAGGATTTACAGTCATGAATGAAACATATACCTCGATTCAGTACGAGGTAGGTGACTCAGGACATCGTATAACATTAAGACAATTAGATCATGGGAGAGAACCATTAGTGTCTGAAGCGGGATTATTCCATATTGGTATTAAATTACCGACACATGCTGATTTGGCAGATTTAATGGCACACTTAACAGAACAAGATATTGTGATAAATGGTGCTGAACATGACGTGAGTACTTCTTTATATTTAAGTGACCCAGAAGGCAACGGTTTTGAATTTTATGCAGACTTGCCAGAAGAAACGTGGGATTATGATAAAGAAAATCGTGTCATTATGGATACAAGACCTTTATATGCTTCTAAATTGATGAATTTAAGAACGCATAAAAATTGGGAAGCTTTACCTTCAGATACAAAAATAGGAAATGTGCATTTAAAAACAATTCGTTTAAAAGAAGTTAAAAATTTCTATTTAAAATATTTTGGTTTAGAAGAATCATCTTATGTAAACTCTTCATCACTTTTTATGGCTTCTGGTGGTTATCATCATCATTTAGCTGTGAATCATTGGATGTCGAGTATGAAAAGAATGGAAAGTTCTGAAACTTATGGTTTATCGTTTATTGATTATCACTACCCAGAAACTGCACATAAATGGATTAAAGGACCTGACGGTATTGAGTTCAGATTTAATTATTTGGGAGCTTAA
- the ileS gene encoding isoleucine--tRNA ligase yields MNYKDTLLMPKTDFPMRGGLPKKEPEIQKQWDEQDLYHKILEKNKGHESYILHDGPPYANGNLHMGHALNKILKDFIVRYKSMQGYYSPYVPGWDTHGLPIEQALTKKGVKRKEMPISEFRKLCEEFALEQIDIQKKDFKRLGVNGDFNDPYITLKPEYEAAQIRLFGEMADRGLIYKGKKPVYWSPSSESSLAEAEIEYHDKRSPSIYVAFDVKDGKGVVDEDAKFIIWTTTPWTLPSNVAITVHPDLKYGQYNVNGEKYVVGQDLVEEVAEELDWDKEAIQLEKEFTGKELEYVETQHPFIDRVSLVINGLHVTTDAGTGAVHTAPGHGEDDYIVGQKYNLPVISPLNDKGVFTEEGGQFEGMFYDKANKAVTDLLKENGSLLKLKFITHSYPHDWRTKKPVIFRATPQWFASISKVRQDILDAIEDTNFKVDWGKTRIYNMIRDRGEWVISRQRVWGVPLPVFYAENGDIIMDKEVIYHVANLFEKYGSNVWFDRDAKDLLPEGFTHPSSPNGEFTKEEDIMDVWFDSGSSHRGVLETRPELSFPADLYLEGSDQYRGWFNSSITTAVATRGQSPYKFLLSHGFVMDGEGKKMSKSLGNVIVPDQIVKQKGADIARLWVSSVDYLSDVRISDEILKQTADVYRKIRNTLRFMLGNVNDFNPETDAVPESELLEVDRYLLNRLREFTGSIIDHYDNFDYLNIYQEVQNFINVELSNFYLDYGKDILYIEKQDSHKRRSMQTVLYQILVDMTKLLAPILAHTAEEVWSYIPHVKEESVHLSDMPEVVKPDEELLEKWNTFMKLRDDVNRALEEARNNKVIGKSLEAKVIIGSNESFDAADFLKDFENLHQLFIVSQVEVEEKVEDGKEYYYGDIKVVHADGEKCERCWNYSTELGSVNGLDHLCPRCQGVVADL; encoded by the coding sequence ATGAACTACAAAGACACGTTACTTATGCCAAAAACAGATTTCCCAATGCGAGGCGGGTTACCAAAAAAAGAACCTGAAATCCAAAAACAATGGGACGAACAAGATTTATATCACAAAATTTTAGAGAAAAACAAAGGTCATGAATCATATATTTTACATGACGGCCCTCCTTATGCGAATGGTAATTTACACATGGGACATGCACTCAATAAAATCTTAAAAGACTTTATTGTGCGTTATAAATCTATGCAAGGTTATTATTCACCATATGTACCAGGTTGGGATACACATGGTTTGCCGATTGAACAAGCATTAACTAAAAAAGGTGTTAAACGTAAAGAGATGCCGATTTCTGAATTCCGTAAACTCTGCGAAGAATTTGCGTTAGAACAAATCGACATTCAAAAGAAAGACTTTAAACGTTTAGGTGTAAACGGAGATTTCAACGATCCTTATATCACTTTAAAACCAGAATACGAAGCTGCACAAATTCGTTTGTTCGGTGAAATGGCGGATCGCGGCTTGATCTATAAAGGTAAAAAACCAGTTTACTGGTCACCATCAAGTGAATCTTCATTAGCAGAAGCTGAAATCGAATACCATGACAAACGTTCACCATCTATCTATGTTGCATTTGATGTTAAAGATGGTAAAGGTGTTGTTGATGAAGATGCGAAATTCATCATCTGGACTACTACGCCTTGGACATTACCTTCAAACGTAGCCATCACAGTTCACCCTGACTTGAAATATGGCCAATACAATGTCAATGGTGAAAAATATGTGGTAGGCCAAGACTTAGTAGAAGAAGTAGCTGAAGAATTAGATTGGGATAAAGAAGCTATCCAACTTGAAAAAGAATTCACTGGTAAAGAATTAGAATATGTTGAAACACAACATCCATTCATCGACCGAGTATCATTAGTAATCAACGGCTTGCACGTTACAACTGATGCAGGTACTGGTGCCGTTCATACAGCTCCTGGACACGGGGAAGATGACTATATCGTAGGACAAAAATATAACTTGCCAGTAATCAGTCCATTAAATGATAAAGGTGTCTTCACTGAAGAAGGCGGTCAATTTGAAGGTATGTTCTATGACAAAGCGAATAAAGCTGTAACAGACTTACTTAAAGAAAATGGCAGTCTTTTAAAATTAAAATTCATCACACATAGTTACCCACATGACTGGCGTACGAAAAAACCAGTTATTTTCCGTGCAACACCACAATGGTTTGCTTCAATCAGCAAAGTAAGACAAGATATCTTAGATGCGATTGAAGATACAAACTTCAAAGTAGATTGGGGTAAAACACGTATCTATAATATGATTCGTGATCGCGGTGAATGGGTAATTTCACGTCAACGTGTATGGGGTGTTCCTCTTCCAGTATTCTATGCTGAAAATGGCGACATCATCATGGATAAAGAAGTAATCTATCATGTAGCAAACTTATTTGAAAAATATGGTTCAAATGTATGGTTTGATCGTGATGCAAAAGATTTATTACCAGAAGGCTTCACACATCCAAGCAGCCCTAACGGCGAATTTACAAAAGAAGAAGATATCATGGACGTTTGGTTTGATTCTGGTTCATCACATCGCGGTGTATTAGAAACACGTCCAGAGTTATCATTCCCAGCTGACTTGTATTTAGAAGGAAGTGACCAATATCGTGGTTGGTTCAACTCTTCAATTACAACAGCAGTAGCAACTCGCGGTCAATCACCATATAAATTCTTATTATCTCACGGTTTCGTTATGGATGGTGAAGGTAAAAAAATGAGTAAATCATTAGGTAACGTTATCGTTCCAGATCAAATCGTAAAACAAAAAGGTGCAGATATCGCACGTTTATGGGTAAGTAGTGTAGACTATCTTTCTGATGTTCGTATTTCTGATGAAATCTTGAAACAAACTGCAGATGTTTATCGTAAAATCCGTAATACTTTACGTTTCATGTTAGGTAATGTGAACGACTTCAATCCTGAAACAGATGCTGTTCCTGAATCAGAATTGTTAGAAGTAGACCGTTATTTATTGAATCGTTTACGTGAGTTTACTGGAAGTATTATTGATCACTATGATAATTTTGACTACTTGAACATCTATCAAGAAGTTCAAAACTTTATCAATGTTGAGTTAAGTAACTTCTACTTAGACTATGGTAAAGATATCTTGTATATTGAAAAACAAGATTCACATAAACGTCGCAGTATGCAAACAGTGCTTTATCAAATCTTAGTCGATATGACTAAATTATTAGCGCCAATTCTTGCACATACTGCTGAAGAAGTTTGGTCATACATTCCTCATGTAAAAGAAGAAAGTGTTCATTTATCTGATATGCCAGAAGTGGTAAAACCAGATGAAGAATTACTTGAAAAATGGAATACTTTTATGAAATTACGTGATGATGTGAACCGTGCATTAGAAGAAGCACGTAACAATAAAGTAATCGGTAAATCATTAGAAGCTAAAGTAATTATCGGAAGCAATGAAAGTTTCGATGCTGCTGACTTCTTAAAAGACTTTGAGAATTTACATCAACTTTTTATCGTGTCACAAGTTGAAGTAGAAGAAAAAGTTGAAGATGGCAAAGAATATTACTATGGTGACATTAAGGTTGTTCATGCTGATGGTGAAAAATGTGAAAGATGTTGGAACTATAGCACTGAACTTGGCTCTGTCAATGGTTTAGACCACTTATGTCCGCGTTGCCAAGGCGTAGTAGCTGACTTGTAA
- a CDS encoding DivIVA domain-containing protein has product MSFTPSEIKNKEFSRTKNGLEPSEVADYLSQLSQEIEHLKDQNKQLETVVQEKENNLKSYKEVQQSVSDALVQAQAASQETKAAAAKEAEAIINKANADADRIVNDGIEKARRLSFQTEDMKRQSKIFRSRFRMLVEAQLDLLKNDDWDYLLNYDLDAQQVTEENVQHLNQNDLTEAEKQQAQQAKAQQTAAENKESNKENK; this is encoded by the coding sequence ATGTCTTTTACACCAAGCGAAATTAAAAACAAAGAATTTTCCCGTACAAAAAACGGTCTTGAGCCAAGTGAGGTTGCTGATTATTTAAGCCAACTGAGTCAAGAAATTGAACACTTGAAAGATCAAAACAAACAATTAGAAACTGTCGTTCAAGAAAAAGAAAATAATTTAAAATCTTACAAAGAAGTACAACAATCAGTAAGTGATGCTTTAGTACAAGCACAAGCTGCAAGCCAAGAAACTAAAGCTGCTGCAGCAAAAGAAGCTGAAGCAATCATCAATAAAGCAAATGCGGATGCAGATCGCATTGTTAACGACGGTATTGAAAAAGCGAGACGTTTATCTTTCCAAACAGAAGATATGAAACGTCAATCAAAAATTTTCAGATCACGTTTTCGTATGTTAGTTGAAGCACAATTAGACTTATTGAAAAATGATGATTGGGATTACTTGTTAAATTATGATTTAGATGCTCAACAAGTGACTGAAGAAAATGTTCAACACTTGAATCAAAATGATTTAACAGAAGCTGAAAAACAACAAGCGCAACAAGCTAAAGCACAACAAACAGCTGCAGAAAACAAAGAAAGCAATAAAGAAAATAAATAG
- a CDS encoding RNA-binding protein, translated as MLLDKVNQAERNYAPVLTNFLDPREQYILEVIVGSYPELNLSFYGGNSDSERKRAMIAPEYFSPKEEDFELVLLELEYPEKFATIDHRNVLGTLMSLSIERDQLGDIVVGDKIQFILTKNIESYIMLELKRIKNVPVKLHEVPMQDMIQSKENWTTHQATVSALRLDVVLKEMIRKSRSIAKQYIEKKRIKVNHTIIERPDFQLEPGDLLSIQGHGRARMTEIGPKTKKDKLRIVYETLFK; from the coding sequence ATGCTGCTTGACAAAGTCAATCAAGCAGAACGTAATTATGCACCTGTACTCACTAATTTTTTAGATCCGAGAGAACAATATATATTAGAAGTTATTGTCGGAAGCTATCCTGAATTGAACCTTTCGTTTTATGGCGGAAATTCTGACAGCGAGCGCAAACGTGCCATGATTGCACCTGAATATTTTTCTCCGAAAGAGGAAGATTTCGAACTTGTATTGTTAGAATTAGAATACCCTGAAAAATTTGCGACGATAGATCATCGCAATGTTTTAGGTACTCTTATGTCTTTGAGTATTGAAAGAGATCAATTGGGAGACATTGTTGTGGGCGATAAAATTCAGTTTATTTTGACAAAGAATATTGAATCATATATAATGTTAGAATTAAAACGTATAAAAAATGTGCCGGTCAAACTGCATGAAGTTCCAATGCAAGATATGATACAATCAAAAGAGAATTGGACAACACATCAAGCAACGGTAAGTGCATTACGTTTAGACGTTGTACTGAAAGAAATGATTCGTAAATCGCGTTCAATTGCAAAACAGTATATTGAAAAGAAACGTATCAAAGTAAATCATACCATTATTGAACGTCCAGATTTCCAGCTTGAACCAGGAGATTTGCTGTCGATACAAGGACATGGCCGTGCGAGAATGACTGAAATTGGTCCTAAAACAAAGAAAGACAAACTGCGCATAGTATATGAAACTTTATTCAAATAG
- a CDS encoding YggT family protein, producing MSLVEGLSIVFNIIMILLQVYYYGMIVYFFMSWIPNAQSSKFGRFLQSIYEPFLSPFRKIIPPIGMIDISSLVAIFVLIFFQKGLGAIFTLILQQLLK from the coding sequence ATGAGTTTAGTTGAAGGTTTAAGTATTGTCTTTAATATCATAATGATTTTACTTCAAGTGTATTATTATGGCATGATTGTATACTTCTTTATGTCTTGGATTCCGAACGCCCAAAGTTCGAAATTCGGAAGATTTTTACAGAGTATCTATGAACCATTTTTATCACCTTTTCGTAAAATCATACCTCCAATCGGTATGATTGACATCTCAAGCCTTGTGGCGATTTTCGTCCTTATCTTTTTCCAAAAAGGACTTGGCGCGATATTCACTTTGATACTACAACAATTACTTAAATAA
- a CDS encoding cell division protein SepF, with product MALKDLFSNFFVIEEEEDEVADNQQHSKTNRAQAEPEAERPAQQDSYYEPNQQQQSSQQSNNHQYNERQRAIRTVPKRQTQTNRLQSSSNERKYQPMNESTARNVVNMNASNLHESSKMCLFEPRVFSDTQDIADELKNRRATLVNLQRIDNVSAKRIIDFLSGTVYAIGGDIQRVGNDIFLCTPDNVEVAGSITEDMESTEYDYE from the coding sequence TTGGCTTTAAAAGACCTATTTAGCAACTTTTTTGTTATAGAAGAAGAGGAAGATGAAGTTGCTGACAATCAGCAGCATTCAAAGACAAATAGAGCTCAAGCTGAACCAGAAGCTGAAAGACCGGCACAACAAGATTCTTATTACGAACCTAATCAACAGCAGCAAAGTTCGCAACAATCTAATAATCATCAATATAATGAAAGACAGCGTGCAATTAGAACTGTTCCAAAACGCCAAACGCAAACAAACCGATTGCAATCGTCTTCCAATGAAAGGAAGTATCAACCAATGAATGAATCTACTGCAAGGAATGTGGTTAACATGAATGCTTCTAATTTACACGAAAGTTCTAAAATGTGTTTGTTTGAACCACGTGTATTTTCTGATACTCAAGATATTGCAGATGAATTAAAAAATCGTCGTGCTACTTTAGTTAATTTACAAAGAATTGATAACGTATCAGCTAAACGCATTATCGACTTTTTAAGCGGAACTGTATATGCAATTGGCGGAGATATACAACGTGTAGGTAATGATATTTTCTTGTGCACACCAGACAACGTAGAAGTGGCTGGCAGCATAACTGAAGATATGGAATCTACTGAATATGATTATGAATAG
- a CDS encoding YggS family pyridoxal phosphate-dependent enzyme produces the protein MNVEQNLEEINSNINKSLESAENDTRPNVIAVTKYVTIERAKEAYDAGIRNFGENRLEGFQAKKEALPNDAIMHFIGTLQSRKVKEVIDNIDYLHALDRKSLAKEINKRATHTVNCFVQVNVSGEESKHGIALNEVNDFIEMLSQYENIRIVGLMTMAPFTEDEAQIRNVFKQLREKRDEINKLNLDYAPCTELSMGMSNDYEIATEEGATYVRIGTKLVGKEE, from the coding sequence ATGAATGTCGAACAAAATCTCGAAGAAATCAACAGCAATATTAATAAAAGTTTGGAAAGTGCTGAAAACGACACACGACCTAACGTGATTGCCGTTACAAAATATGTTACAATAGAGCGAGCTAAAGAAGCATATGATGCAGGAATTCGCAATTTCGGTGAAAATCGCTTAGAAGGCTTCCAAGCAAAAAAAGAAGCTTTGCCGAATGATGCGATTATGCATTTTATTGGAACTTTACAGTCTAGAAAAGTAAAAGAAGTCATTGATAATATCGACTACTTACATGCACTCGATCGCAAAAGCTTAGCAAAAGAAATTAATAAACGTGCAACACATACAGTTAATTGTTTTGTCCAAGTCAATGTTTCAGGTGAGGAATCTAAACATGGTATTGCATTGAATGAAGTGAATGACTTTATTGAAATGCTGAGTCAATACGAAAATATTCGTATAGTTGGTTTAATGACGATGGCACCTTTTACTGAAGATGAGGCACAAATCAGAAATGTATTTAAACAGTTAAGAGAAAAAAGAGATGAAATTAACAAACTGAATCTAGATTATGCGCCATGTACTGAGCTTTCAATGGGAATGAGCAATGATTATGAAATTGCAACAGAAGAAGGCGCAACTTATGTTAGAATCGGTACGAAACTAGTAGGAAAAGAGGAGTGA
- the pgeF gene encoding peptidoglycan editing factor PgeF, protein MPEKFIKKPHYLEHTDALKDNIMLGFTTREDGESDYPKNAFNMARYIDDKSENVTQHQKQLAELIGYPREQWVFPIQTHETKVVEVTKEDGNTNIDALTDDLYGVDGIYTYESDLLLTMCYADCVPVYFYSKKHHFVALAHAGWRGTVGRIVEEILKHVDFDYDDLKVVIGPATSNSYEINDDIRSKFENLPIDTTHFIETRGQDKHGIDLKEANKQLLIQAGVPESQIDVTNYATSENLDLFFSYRVEKSKTGRMLAFIGQHK, encoded by the coding sequence ATGCCAGAAAAATTTATTAAAAAACCGCACTATTTAGAACATACAGATGCTTTAAAGGATAATATTATGCTAGGTTTTACGACGCGTGAAGATGGAGAAAGCGATTATCCTAAAAATGCTTTTAATATGGCAAGATATATCGATGACAAGAGCGAAAATGTGACACAGCATCAAAAGCAGTTGGCTGAATTAATTGGCTACCCTAGAGAACAATGGGTATTTCCGATTCAAACACATGAAACAAAGGTAGTAGAGGTTACTAAAGAAGATGGTAATACGAATATCGATGCATTGACTGATGATCTTTATGGCGTAGATGGCATTTATACTTATGAATCTGATTTATTACTTACAATGTGTTATGCGGACTGCGTTCCTGTTTATTTTTATAGTAAAAAGCATCACTTTGTAGCACTTGCACATGCAGGATGGCGCGGTACTGTTGGTAGAATCGTAGAAGAAATCTTAAAACATGTCGATTTTGATTATGATGATTTAAAAGTGGTAATTGGTCCTGCGACTTCTAATAGTTATGAAATTAACGACGATATTAGATCAAAATTTGAAAACTTACCGATAGATACAACACATTTCATAGAAACACGCGGTCAGGATAAACATGGAATTGATTTAAAAGAAGCAAACAAGCAACTTTTGATTCAAGCAGGTGTCCCAGAATCACAAATTGATGTCACAAATTATGCAACTTCAGAGAATTTGGACTTATTCTTCTCATATAGGGTAGAAAAAAGTAAGACTGGCCGTATGCTTGCATTTATCGGACAGCATAAGTAA
- the ftsZ gene encoding cell division protein FtsZ: protein MLEFEQGFNHLATLKVIGVGGGGNNAVNRMIDHGMNNVEFISINTDGQALNLSKAESRIQIGEKLTRGLGAGANPEIGKKAAEESREQIEDAIQGADMVFVTAGMGGGTGTGAAPVVAKIAKEMGALTVGVVTRPFSFEGRKRQTQAAAGVESMKAAVDTLIVIPNDRLLDIVDKSTPMMEAFKEADNVLRQGVQGISDLIAVSGEVNLDFADVKTIMSNQGSALMGIGVSSGENRAVEAAKKAISSPLLETSIVGAQGVLMNITGGESLSLFEAQEAADIVQDAADEDVNMIFGTVINPELQDEIVVTVIATGFEDKPATHARKQSNTGFGSSASNASGASSKDEGIGHAPRSNSSESSSESRTHTTKEDDIPSFIRNREERRSRRTRR, encoded by the coding sequence ATGTTAGAATTTGAACAAGGATTTAATCATTTAGCGACTTTAAAAGTCATCGGTGTCGGCGGCGGAGGTAACAACGCTGTAAACCGAATGATTGACCATGGAATGAATAATGTAGAATTTATTTCTATCAATACTGATGGTCAAGCATTGAACTTATCTAAAGCAGAGTCCAGAATCCAAATCGGTGAAAAATTAACTCGCGGATTAGGTGCTGGCGCGAACCCAGAAATCGGTAAAAAAGCTGCCGAAGAATCACGTGAACAAATTGAAGATGCTATCCAAGGTGCAGATATGGTATTCGTAACTGCAGGAATGGGCGGCGGTACTGGTACAGGTGCTGCTCCAGTTGTTGCGAAAATCGCAAAAGAAATGGGCGCATTGACTGTTGGTGTTGTAACTCGTCCATTTAGCTTCGAAGGACGTAAACGTCAAACACAAGCTGCTGCAGGTGTTGAATCAATGAAAGCAGCTGTTGATACATTAATCGTTATTCCAAACGATCGCTTATTGGATATTGTTGATAAATCTACTCCAATGATGGAAGCATTCAAAGAAGCAGATAACGTATTACGTCAAGGTGTTCAAGGTATTTCTGACTTAATCGCTGTTTCAGGTGAAGTTAACCTTGACTTTGCAGACGTTAAAACAATCATGTCTAACCAAGGTTCAGCATTAATGGGTATCGGTGTTTCATCTGGTGAAAACCGTGCAGTTGAAGCAGCTAAAAAAGCTATTTCTTCTCCATTACTTGAAACTTCTATCGTTGGGGCACAAGGTGTCTTAATGAATATCACAGGCGGAGAATCATTATCTTTATTCGAAGCACAAGAAGCAGCTGACATCGTACAAGATGCAGCAGATGAAGATGTAAATATGATTTTCGGTACTGTAATCAACCCTGAATTACAAGATGAAATCGTAGTAACAGTTATTGCTACAGGTTTTGAAGATAAACCAGCTACACATGCACGTAAACAATCTAATACAGGTTTCGGATCAAGTGCGTCTAATGCTTCAGGTGCTTCAAGCAAAGATGAAGGTATTGGCCATGCACCAAGATCTAATAGTTCAGAATCATCTAGCGAATCAAGAACGCACACTACTAAAGAAGATGATATTCCAAGCTTCATTAGAAACAGAGAAGAAAGACGTTCAAGAAGAACTAGACGTTAA